A genomic window from Diospyros lotus cultivar Yz01 chromosome 2, ASM1463336v1, whole genome shotgun sequence includes:
- the LOC127795976 gene encoding uncharacterized protein LOC127795976 — protein sequence MAAIESGHFKGRRRLFAQDTCSGGDDDDDDDDDDLDDLGRQSAANSVVLSSYYNDDEMNGGAGCGSKEEVPSCYCCCCCSASSLLGQKKSGGAAEGVRRLLLMAWLLVAFMVSALGIIFMICKPCSDGEEHGEDVVILIPT from the coding sequence GCCGCCATCGAAAGCGGCCACTTCAAAGGCCGCCGCCGGCTTTTTGCACAAGACACGTGTAGCGGCggcgatgatgatgatgatgatgacgatgacGATCTTGATGATTTGGGTCGGCAAAGTGCAGCGAACTCGGTAGTGCTGTCTTCTTATTATAATGATGATGAGATGAACGGCGGTGCTGGTTGTGGGAGCAAAGAAGAGGTGCCTTCTTGttattgctgctgctgctgctcagCTTCTTCTTTGTTAGGTCAGAAGAAAAGCGGTGGTGCCGCGGAAGGTGTAAGGAGGCTGCTTCTCATGGCATGGCTTTTGGTTGCTTTCATGGTATCTGCACTGGGAATCATCTTCATGATATGCAAACCATGCAGTGATGGAGAAGAACATGGAGAGGATGTGGTAATTCTTATCCCAACATGa